The segment GCATTAATATTATCTTCATTAGCTCATACAGCTAATGATGGTAATGACAAGGAAATAATAAGTTCCCTGTAGATAGATGATGATGAGTACCGAGTACCGTACTTAAAACACTAAAGCTATAACTGTTTCAGTaaatttaaatcaatttatttgtagagaatgaaaaaatctaattatcaTTGATATTAAATATCTGAATTATTTCGGCTTTTAACTTATTGCGGAAAGCCAGCGGGAGTTTGAAAGCGATTTGTCGCTGTGGCGACTCCTGAAAAGGAAGAATCTGAATCGGTCTCCATCTAACcttatcttctgcatcttcccTTACACCTACTACCTTCATGCCCTCTTTAACTGCATTCATAAATCTCCTCTCTGGTCTTTCTCTAGGCCTCTTGCCTGGGAGTTTGATCCTCAGCATCTTTCTATTGATGTATTCACTATCACTTGTTGTTCTTGTAccaaccatctcagtctggcctccctggctttatctccaaaaacatctaacatgaggTTTTCCTTTCATGTATCCATTCCTGATCTTATCCATCTTTATCcactcccaaagagaaccttaacatcttcatttctgctacatgcagctctgcctcctgtctctttctctgtgcCACTGTCTCTAAACTATTCAACATTGCTGGACACACCACGGTTTGTACACTTTTCCCTGTACTCTTATCACACAACACACCCGACACTTTTCTCCACCTGTTCCAAAGTTCTTGGACACATTTCTTCACCTCCTTTCCACACTCTGCATTGCTCTTGACTGCTGACCCTGAGTATAGCCTCTCCCATCTTTATCTCTGCTTCCTGTCACCTCACAGCTCCACTTGGGTACTGCTTTCATCTCTCTGGATTTCCCGTCTTCCTGTTTCCTGCTCTCACCAAAAATCACATGGAGATTCCCATCTAACGCCATCTGTCAACCTCTCCATCACCACAGGAAACAACGAGTTCAGAGCTTAAACTCCTCTGCCACACCCACAGCACAACTCACCATTGTCTTGCAGCTCTCATACATGTCCTGCATCACTCCCACATACTTCTCTGCAACTCTAGACTCCCTCATGCGATATTACAATGCTTTTGCTAGATctataaaaacacaatgcagctcCCTCTGACCATCTTGGTACTTCTACATCAACATCATCAAAGCCAATGTTGCATCTCTTGTACTTTTTCTTGGCATGAAACCATATGGCTGCTCACAGATGCTCACCCCTGAACACAATCTAGCTTCCACTACTCTTTCCTATAAATTCAGTTGTATGACTCGTCAAAGTTATTCCTCTGCATTTGCCACAATTCTGCACATCCTAATTGTTCTTGAAAATTGGTACCAGCACACGTCTCCTAGCTATTACCCTCTCGCTTCTCAATCCTCTTCCCATCTCATTCATTGCACCTATCAGTACATTTCCATCTCGATCCTCAATCTTCTTTGCTGATCTTTCTCCAAACACACTCCTGTACTTCCTCGTTCCACCGCCAAGTCTGTTTTTCAACTTTCCTTCCCAAAGACATTACAAGTACTCTCCTTCCTGTTTACTTGATAACATTAGCTGTAGTTGTCCTGTCGTCTGGAAGCGCCTCCTGGCCACCCAGAGTCTGTCTCAACTCCTCGCTGAAAGCCACACAATATTCTCCTTTTTTCATCTTCCACCGCTTTgtcctcttcatcttcctcaccaCCAGGGACACTCTATATATCATCACCCAGTGCTGTCTGGAAACACTCTCAACAACCACTACCTTGCTGTAACATCGTCTACACAATGAGATGTAATCTACCTGTGTGCTCCTACTTCTGCTCTTGTAAGTCACTCTGTGTCCCTGCCTCTTCTGAGGGAAAAAGTGTTCCCTACAGCCATTTCCATTGTCTTTGCTAAGTCTACCCCCGGGCCTCAACCGATTCTGTACAGAGATCATGTTTTTCACTGGCATGGTAAATGTGGCAAATGTGTGACGTTGGATCCCCTACCTGAAACGAACCTCTGCATTTATCCAGGCTTGGGCCCGGCTTAAAAAGGACACTGCGCCTCATTTGACGTTGCATTATCAAGCTTACTGCTGACAATCAAAATTAAAGCAACCTAATTAGCAACAGCAATACCTAAACCACCCATTGCTCTCTCTACAATAATCATCCACCAGAATGGTTGATATTTCTTCCTAACAATATATAATCAAATCATAAACCAGCTAACTTCAGATTGGCTAGTTTCCTTTAGCAGCTAGCCAATCCGTAATACTAAAGACcaacatttacataaaatggtaCCAAACAAGAATTAGTTTCTAGTAGTTTTGGTTTTTATAtatcatataatatatattttgctCTGCTCAGCTTTCTTTTAAACAGTGATTCATTGACAAAAATGTTGATGCTGCCACATATTGTCATGTTTTGGTTGCAAGGACTCAAATGCAGAGCAAAATGGGAAATCAGTCAGagctttattgaaaaaaaagaagaaaacttacAAAAGATCTTACGCAGGAAACACAGGATATGAACCAGGCAAGGCATCAACAGAACAAAccagcaggtgaacagagtaaAACAGGAAGAATATACACTAGGAAGAGTGGTTAGAGAAGGCATGAGAAGCAGGCGAGCCCAGTAACAAACCAATGGGGATTGGAGCTGAACAAAGGCTGAGCAGGGAGAAAACGCAGaaagaaatttaaatataaCACAAACTGAGCATCAAGATGAACAAAGAATCTAATCTACaatgactgaaaacaaaacagcaaaaaaaaaaaaactaaaaaacagcgccagcacaaaaacaacaaagaagaaaCCGAGATAATAGTAAAGAGGCTAAAAACACCTGACAATAGTCAGCAGAAGGAAATAAACCTGTATGGCAAACCccaaatggcaaaaataacTAGTTTGGCAAGACAATATAGAACATAATGAACAAAGAGGAATTTGCTGACAAACATGAAAACGAAATGAAAACCATGACCTAACGTATCAGGATCATGACatatataatgaaaaataaGAGTTGCATGGGTGAAGCTATGTTTTGCTGTCCTTTAGCCACCAACTATGGTGTGGCCAGTGTTTGCATGTGGCCAAGTTAGTGAATGTTATTTCTGTATCTTGGTGGTTCATTCAGTGGTCATTCAAAAACAATGCCATTAAAAGAGGCAAATCCCTTTAGCCAGTGCTGTTTTTTGACTGACTGTGAATATATGAGCCATTGTATTTTTCCAGGGTTTTCCTCTGTTATCTTTATGATCCATCAATTTAAAGCCAAAGTCACGAGGTGAGGTTTCTCTGGCAACTGATAAGAATCCCCAATGATAAGAACCACAGCTAGcggaaaaaataaaagctgcctaGTACAGTACTTTATATCTGTTTGTTttagatcactgctatgtgcagctgtgtgtcagtgataaacatttaaaagtgcCAAACAACAAGGAAGCTGTCTGAATGTGGGAGAGAACATGTtaggtaataaataaaaagtaaaaataataaaatcaataaataataaaatcaatggGTGTTCAAGTAGCTTTGCTTTTTTGGGtttctcttgtttgtttgttttgtttttatcagtgAGGTGCATGTCTCTTAAGGGTTCATTACAAAAGAACACAGTGGCCAACATGCAGCCATATTGCTAATTACAAACTTACCAACTCCCTAATTAGTCACATCTGTTCAGTTCCTTGTCaagaaatcagccaatcacatggcagcagtTCAACGTATTTAGGCATCCAGATGAGGTGATGAAGAGGGCTTACTGAAGTAGGCTCAAAATTTAGCataaccacactgcaaaaacggaactagaaataagtaaaatgttcttaaaatcagtgcatttgtccttgatttgagctggtaaataagatgatttgccaatggaataagatttttttcacttaaaataggaacaattcatctccatcatcttttttcaagtgcaggatgtttaattatcttattttaggggtaaaaatactcgttccattggcagatcaaggataaatacattaactttaagaacattttacttattcttggatccatttttgcagtgcagcatcaAAGCATGAACCTGTCCTGCTTTGTATCAAAGGTTTGGACTGGTGGTGGTCATGTTTTCTTATAGAATATTTTCTTGGCTCAATTTGGGCGCTTTATTACCCACGGGTAAGCCTTAAACACCAAAGCCAGCTAAGTATTATCGCTGGTCATGTTAATCCCTCTGTAACCGCCCATCCCCCTTGTTCTGACAAAGTCACTGTCACAAAGCTCAAATGGTCTCAAGCTGGGTTCTTGAACATTCACAGCAGTCCAGTGGCCTCCTCAGTCACAAGATCTCAATCTAATTTACCACCTTTGGGATGTGAGGCAACTGCTTGATGCTTTCATGTCAACATGGCCCAAAATCTCAGAGCGATGTTTCTGACATCTTTCTGAATCGGCGACATGATGAATTAATTTcttgattataaaaaaaaaagggtgtccATACTGGTGCTAGCAAtttgtacctaataaagtggccagtgagtgTGTCTGCAATATGTTGGCTGTCTAGTTTTTgattttagaacattttgacTATAAAGGATATTGGTTACTCCAATGCTCACTTGTACTGCACAACAAAGCCACTTTTTATCCCAGTAATTTGTTCACCGTGACAAAAAGATTTTCCCTAATGTCTGTTATTAATACAAGTGGGCTTGTTTGTGTCCTCTAGAGACAGAAGCTTTTCAGAGTGACCTTGAAAAGACCAGCAAAAACAATTCTTATTTAgtctgaattttgttttaatcttcagctttcagcaacatgcccccctcctcccccctccgCCCCCACACTCCACTCCCACTGTAACCTTCCAGACATTTCCTTCTGCACACATCCCTCtcccgtatatatatataaactggtCAGGGATCGCATCACAACATTAGTTCGAGAGAAACCTACCTTACCAGACAAAACATCCTGCAGCCATGACTTCACCTAGAGGCCCAATTGGCTTTTTGACGATTGTGCTGATAGCTCTTCTGAGTTCTGATCATGCAGGTAACCTCTTTTAAGACTTCTTTGTCGTTTTTAATTAATGCAATCGCATATCCTCACcgttttcaatctttttttttatgtttccttaTCTTCTGCTTCTCAGAGACCAAGATAAACTCCATGACCAACGCAGACGTCCCGTTCCCACCTGCAGCTCCTACCACTCTGAATCTGGGTGCCATCTGCCAGAAGGGTCATTGCCGCCCCAGATACCTCGCAAGCTTCTTCCCTCGGTCCGGTGCCAGCCATTTCCGCCGCCGTGGAAAGGCCATCAACCGCCTGGAGTCCTGGTACAGTTTGTGCTGCGGCAAGCCAGAAGCACAAAAACTGTGCTGCGCCCAACAAGCTGTAAGTAACAGAAGAGCGGTGCAGCGATCTGTTTTACTATTAACAGTTTATAAATCTAGGGATAAAAGGTCTCAGCGTTTTTACTTCAGATTTATTTGATAATGAAAAGAGTGTGGCGGTTGTTTGCCAATTGTTTATTACTCTGCAATGATTTTGAACCACCCCTAATATGTTTATACTTTGCTTCCAAGAAGCCAAACTTTGGTTGATTTCCTTAACTCGTCAGTCCTGTCCTTGTGCCTGACCTGGtcagtagaaaaaaatgtaGATAATTAGAACTATctggaggaaataaaaaaatatctgagaGTCATATCTTCAGAACAGATATGGAAAAATCCACCAAGAAACACTGATACTGGACCTAAGAGAGACATCATCCTCTGCAGCGATCCCTTTGTTGTTGCTAAAATACTATATCCTGAACTTTTAAGCTGAGTTATCTTTGGTATTTTTCATTGGTTTGGCTTAAGCAATATAAATAGTTTTTGTCTGCACCAGGCTTTAAAGTTGAAATTTAAACTGGTTGTCTGGCCTGTGTAGAGACTGGTGTAACCCTTGAGTTAAAGAGTCCTTTTCAGGTCTAATATAGCCATAGGTCAGGGCCAAGTTAAATAACAGAGAAGCAATCCCCATAAAATGGTAAACTATAGGGTGTTGTATGAGAGGTAAAAGCATTAAAAGTCCCTTAAAATGCCCAGAAGGTTTTTAAGAACTATTAAACCTAATAATTTGAAAAGATTAGCAGAACATTTagctaaatgtgaaacaaatCTAAAGAGGCAAGAGGCCTCCATTGTGCTATGTGCATGGCAGTTCCAGCCACTAGCCATCTAgtgttttaaaatcaaacaatttAGTTCAGCTTTGACCATGGATTTAGATTTTGAAAATATTGTCAGATTCAGGCCAGGTTTTCTAAAATAACAGTAAAGCAGCCCTTCAGTTAAACGCAATAATGTGTAGAAATACAGCCATgtgaaataaattagaaaatgcatttctaagaggcttgtttgtcaaattaaaagtacatttttggaaaaaacaacaacctttaaacCAGTACTAAAGATGCCTTTCATTAAGctcccatttctgcatgaaaaaaaagcttttttattggtctgatgtaacaTTCTAATCGTAAAATGTCGTGTTTTGATTAGCTTGAAGTGTTCATTTATAGTGTGTTTCCCTTGATGTGAATTGAGCTACTAAAATAAGTTCACAAGATTCTAAttaattgaatatgactgtttTTACACAAGCAATAATACAGCTCTGTTCAAACTTAGTTTATTAAACATGCAAATAGACAAAATTAAAGTTAATCTGGACACAACCTGCATAATCTCTCTCCCCCAGCTTTACTTTTAGGAACGGGCTACCACCCCCTCGATGGGACAACACCCTGGACAAGAAGCCATattgcttttattaaaaataaattaattaattaaaccaACGCCACTCACTATGTGCTCAATATGaccaaaatgtaaattaaactttaatttaatataatcTATTACCCTATATTGCTGGAGTCCTATATCCTATATTGCATCATaaatatgacaaataaaaagtatgtttcttTTAATGATGAAACTGTAAATTTTTGCGGTGAAAGGATTTTTAACTtggattatttaaaatgttaaatgctaAAATGGATTCAGGCAGCTTGAATTCATTTGAGTTTCAATTTCAGCCACATAgcaatgatttttttgttttcttcttcacaGTGGAAACTTGCCCTCTCTCAGTTTTGCGTGGAAGAATTCTCCACCAAAACACTGGCATACGAGTGCTGTGAGTTCAAAGGAGACGCTCGGTGGAGCTGCTTTGACAGTGAGCTGCCGAACCCAGACTACAGCTGTGTGCAAGGCTACACCGCTCCCACAGTTCTTTCAGAGCCAGGATTCACGTTCAACCAGGATGCGTGCCAAATATGACCACATAATCACTCCCATCAATACAGGAAAGCCTAATAAAGCAAACAATTACTCTTTATCTCCTCTTTGTCCAAGGTAGTCAGAAGAAAAAAGTAGATGCTTGTTTGATCCATGCTTTGTAATTAGAAGAGagttactttttttctgttcttataTGTTAATCAAgcttttttgggggaaatattTAGAATCCCCATTTCAAGATGGGCAGTAGTTTGCATGCTTATTGTTCCAACTTTGTTTTAAGTACACTAGCCAGCTCCTGACAGGTATATTGATTTTGTTTGTATTGCCGCTTCTGTAAAGGCTGTGATAGACTGTTGGCTGGATTTCATTTGGCTGCGAAAtgcaaatattaaacatttgcaAATGCAAATGTAAATGTGAAAGGTCTGTCTAACCCTAAACAGCCCTAAATGTGctatgaaaaataacaaataaacattttttaataaaaaaaaactttactgttttctttactgttgtGTTGCTCAGAGGACCAGAACAGCTTAAACGACTTTAACCAAAGGAAGAAACTATACTTCCAGTTTCATGAGCCGCACTTTCAATGTAAAAGCAGAACCAAGACGTTACCTGGGAAAATGGTCTTCTGTATTCATTCCAATAGTTCTTGTACCATTACTTTATATATGAGTTTACTTTGGcattgtttttcaacatttcttaTATAGGCCTATAAGTAAAAgcatatttagaaaatgtatttaaccaTAGCAGTTTATTATAATTAGGCTAGATTTTAGACACAATTTATAGTTGAATGTAAAAGTGCACATATAAATTCTAGTGTGCAGAGAGTGTGAGAGAACAAATAGAACAAATAATAATGACACTATTTTTTATGGGTCCAAATTCACAACATACCAATAAAATTTGGAATGTATTTGCAACAATTGGTgcgcaagttttttttttcacatgtaaagaaaaataaaaacaaggatGAGCAGgtttttctttgattaaaaatgtgttgtaaAACTCCTACGTTGCATATCAATATTTGTATTACCATTGCTAAtttgcagcaacaaaaaaaacactgttggaTTTGTACGGAGCCCCTATGTAACTTTCGACACGAGAAAATATCTGGTGAGCACGAgaatgtttctatttttatatatttttttaaatttcccttCAATGTCCGTTGAGGGGCTCAGTAGTACGGATATATTtacaatgaaaaatatatttcacaatcgaaaaaaaataagataataataattatatatatatatatatatatatatatatatatatatatatatatatatatatatatatatatatatatatatatatatatatatatatatatatatataatatcctTGCACCCCAATGGtggtaaataaaaattaaatccacttgtacccactgagctatataatatagctcagtgcttgTACCTCATATGACGTCAATCCGCTGGGGTTCTCTGCATGAACGGATGAGAGGAGGTTTTATTCTGAAAGGAACAGGAGTCACCGGAAGCGCGGTCAGCGCTCGGGTTGAGCCACTCTCACAGAAACTGCCGCATCCGCATTGCTTCCTTGTTTACTTGTTTTGTGGGAAACCTAATTTTTTAAGAGGTCGGGCTCTCTCTTTttgttaaaatcaataaaaaccgTAGAGCTCCTGTACCAAGTTCTCAGGTGTGTTGCGCATTACGTCTGTTGTTTTTCGGTCAGTAGAGCTTTTGGTTAAAGCGGTGTTAGCGGTTAGCCTCGCCTGTTTAAACGTCGCCACCCAGCGCTCCAGTTAGCAGTCACAGTAACCTTCTGCGATGGGTTCTGCTTTTTATCCTTCACACTCTTGTTTCCTAATCACCTTTTACGCACAGTTTAACAGGAAATGTGTTGTTAGTTAAGTTCCAGAAAAGTTTCGTCCCTTTCTGTGCTAAGGTTTCTGGGTTAGCCGTGTTAGTCAACGTGGCTGTTCTGAGCTAAACCGCAGTGTCTTGTTATTAATGAGCTCTTGTTTGTCTGCCTAGATCCAGAGCCGAGTTTCATCAGAACCCAGTTTGGTTCCCTGCCTGAATGGCCACAGCATCCGAGGAGCCTCCAGGTCTTCAGGGCCACACTTCCAGTAAGTACCGAAGCTGTTTTCTCTCCGTGGTCTTGGTCTAAAATGTACCTGTTAGGTCCTTTAAGCCCAAATGTACGACGATCTGACTGTAAACACCTCTAGTTACAGGTTTTCCTTGAGGTGGTTTTGGTTATCATTCTCATCATCTTGATCCcctttctaattttattttaagcctCTTGGTGTGATTGCTTTCTTCTTGAGagtcattcacatttttttcctgaattGTGCAGTAGTTCAGCTGGTATGTTCACCTCTGAAAAGGAAAACACCCCAgggtctgtttgtttgtttgaggtTTAGGCTTTGGTTGTGTCCGCACTGCCACCTTCCAAAGAAGAGATCAACACCTTGATGTGGATTGTATACGGTACACGGTTGATCTGAAAGCAAATGTACTCTTAGGTTTCCCTGTCAAACTGAACTAATATAAAAGTGAATTCTGCTAATTACATGAAGGAATCCTTTTCGTCACTGTACGTGCCAAACCCTTGCATAGCAAAGATGAAGAAGGAAATAAGCTTATTAATTGATCTATTTAACAATAGAGTAAGTCACCTTACTGCCAAGAaatatgattttaaaacaagaaaatataggcaaaagtaaaatgaaatatatgTATGGAATATAGCAAAATATCTAACTGTAGAAGAAGTAAGCTTATGTAGAATAGTTCAAGCTACAGTGATCATTATTGAGCAGTGATGGAGCAATCAATCAGCAAGCTTCCCCCTTTTTTGTGTCTGAACGTCTGTTCATTAAAGGAATCAAATCTATAACCTCCTGTTATTTGGTCTGTAAACATGTTAATAAACAGCATGTTCCTTGATGCACTTTCTTTTAAGTTTGGGAGGCATGAATGAGGATAATCTTGTAATCCCTTGATTTTCTGTTGGTAGTGTGTatcatttatttgttgaatTTTACCAAGATACATTTCTATGGGTTATTAGCTTTAGAAGAAAATTGGGATGTGATCGTTAATATTTCATTGGATTGAATGGCAGGtcaaacataaaatattttttttctcttgtgtaGTCTCTGGTGAGAGATATACAGTCATTGCTTTAAGAATTAGGTGCATTTTGAGGtcaaaccttttttattattatttatatctgGGGAAAAAGACAATTTTAGTTCACTTAAACACCTAAAATGAAACTTGTGTCGcacattaaacaaaatatatcGACAAAAATGTGTGTTCTAGCCGGGGGGAAAAGTCAGGGCACCTACAATTTCAAATATAGTCTTTCCCCTTTGGCTACAATATCTGCAGAGAGATGCTTCGTGTAGCCAGCAACAAGTCTCTGACATTGGTCTGGGAAAGGTTTGCCCCACTCCTTCCTCTTGTTACAGGGGGTTCTTGCATATACAGCCGCCTTCAGGTAACCCAGAGCATCTCAAAAACAGAAAGATCTGGTCTTTGACTCTGCTTGGGACTTTCATTTCACGATTTTCAGCCAGTCGTTGGTGGAATAACTGGTGTTACGAATTATTGTTATGTTGTAAGGTCTAGTTCTGCTTCaccttgactttttttttgtcacttaatTTACCTCAGACATCCTCATATACATAGAAAAATCTATGAGTTCTGTGATAGTGAGCTGAGCGGGTCGTGCTGCAGCAAACCCTCTCTAGACACCTCCAGCTCTGTGTGTCACAGTGGGGATCAAGTTATTTTCCTGGAATACTGGGTTTAGTTTACACCAAACATCCTTTGTTTTGGTGTCAAAATATTCAGTTTTAGACTCATTTGATCAAAGAGCATCACGCCAGAAGCCCTGGCCTGAGTCAGAAATGTTTGATGGCAAACTTCAGTCtggtctttgtgttttaaatatttggggTCTGAACTTGTTTTGCATCCTGTTAGTGATGCTCCGCATCAATTAATGTAACCATGGAGATGTTCAGTCCCAGCCATATATTAAGTTGTCCAGAAAGAGTTTTAGATACTTTTTATCTTTGCTTGTATCATATCAGAGCAGACATTTAGGTTCGTATTGCACATCCCTATTGTGTCTTTTTGGGCATGAAAAATGCTTGGCATAGAGGTATTACGCATCACcatataaatattttctttaacaccCATATTACCTTCAGTCGTCACCATGCATAGcaaatattcatgtttttctgaaaatgtaactCTCTAAATAATTGGATGTCTACACATTTTGTCAAGAGGGCCAAAATCCTAAATTTAAACATATTGATAGGCCAAAATaacgaaaaaaataaaaaataaaaatctctacAAACGaacatgcatattttaaaaattaaacaagttagtcagattttctgtagaaAGTGGATGTGTAAATCCTTATAAGTCCAATACGTAAAAACATTCTCaacatttgctttattaaaaaacgATTGATATCCTGTTTGCAGGTTCTTTTGGGCTTCATTGAAAacaattgaagaaaaaaatgtttgttctcAACAATAAGGTTGAGTTAAAGATTGCCTTAGAAATATTATGTATTATGAATGGCAGTATTAACATTAGTTTTCACCATAGATGGGAAACAATGAGGGGTGTGTGTGTTAAGaacaaatcaaatttaaatgattttgcgtttaaaaaaaggctttttgaaTGGAGCACAAAAAGATGCTGAAGGGAAACACACGGCTATGTGTTGGCATATTAGGCACTGCATgaagaaaaagggggaaatcaTTCCTGTAATTCATAACCTAGTCAAATGTTACAAATGTCCAGGGATCCAGGGGGGTTAAAGTGCCGTTAGATGTATAACGGACCAACACAGACCAAGTAATTTGTCAGCTAGGATCAAATTTAAATAGGTCAGACCTAATCACACATCAAACATGTCACCGTGAACTGATGCCAGAGCTCAAAAGCTATTGCTTTCTACGAATTGCCTACATCAGAACTTGGATGTTTACCAACAGATAGTAATTATTTCAGAATGTCTGTCCTTGTTCCTCATTGGcccagtttgaaaaaaaaaaatcactttttaatGCTGGTCTAATTCCTCCCAATGCACTCAAAAGACCTGCTGGGTCAGGTTTGGAGGGCACTGTCATCCCCCAGAGGTAACGAATGAGGTTTGTATATGCATGCTTGTGTCTGATGCTGTGTTGCTTAAAGTCACTTCCAGTAAAGGAGTTGCTTTTGCTTGTTACCTaattttctccacctttttttttttttttttttttttttgttttttcccctgctcGTGCGTAATTTTTTACGTAACACGTTTCCTCCCCTTTCTCTATCCTCAGACTCGACTGGGAACCGAAAACATGTTGCTTCAGAGGTGAGACGTAACACGTTAGCTGGAAAAGAAATATCAGTTAGGACACACGGATCCAAATCACCCCGACAGTATGGAGTTTAGCAACGTTTTGCTGACATCTCCGCTTCTCCTTCCTGTTTGAAACACGAGAACAGTACTCATTGCTTCAGACTTGCGGCTTCTTTTTCCACCCGTCTCACTTTCTGTTGTCTTCTGTCTTTTGACCGACAGGGTCCAAGCATCGGCACGTCTCAGGCCCTGAAAAAAACCATCGGCCACCGGGGAGTCGACCCCACCGGGGAGACGGTGTACAAGAAGGTGCCATCATAGACATTGGCTCTCTTTCATCCATAATAACTTCAGCGATTTAAAGAGTATTCACAGATTTCTTCAAGTGTTCTTGACGTGTCGTCATGCAGTTTGTCACAAGCTTCAACTTACTTCACTGttattgaccaacacaaagtagtgcataattgcgAAGCGGAAGGAACACGAGGC is part of the Fundulus heteroclitus isolate FHET01 chromosome 13, MU-UCD_Fhet_4.1, whole genome shotgun sequence genome and harbors:
- the ecm1a gene encoding extracellular matrix protein 1, whose amino-acid sequence is MTSPRGPIGFLTIVLIALLSSDHAETKINSMTNADVPFPPAAPTTLNLGAICQKGHCRPRYLASFFPRSGASHFRRRGKAINRLESWYSLCCGKPEAQKLCCAQQAWKLALSQFCVEEFSTKTLAYECCEFKGDARWSCFDSELPNPDYSCVQGYTAPTVLSEPGFTFNQDACQI